From one Humulus lupulus chromosome 8, drHumLupu1.1, whole genome shotgun sequence genomic stretch:
- the LOC133795638 gene encoding uncharacterized protein LOC133795638 → MVCDKCEKKLAKVIVPDKWKEGASNTTEGGGRKINENKLLSKKKRWSPYGNTKCIICKQQVHQDGKYCHTCAYSKGVCAMCGKQVLDTKLYKQSNA, encoded by the exons ATGGTGTGCGACAAGT GTGAGAAGAAACTTGCGAAGGTGATAGTGCCAGACAAATGGAAAGAAGGCGCCAGCAACACAACCGAAGGCGGTGGCCGCAAGATCAACGAGAACAAGCTTCTTTCCAAAAAGAAAAG GTGGAGTCCTTACGGAAATACCAAGTGCATCATATGCAAGCAGCAAGTACACCAGGATGGTAAATACTGTCACACCTGTGCTTACAGCAAAG GAGTTTGTGCGATGTGCGGTAAACAAGTGCTTGACACAAAGTTGTACAAACAGAGCAATGCATAA